In a genomic window of Occallatibacter riparius:
- a CDS encoding DUF4252 domain-containing protein has translation MRKRGIGWGLVVLVLGATGSISMARAQAAGMPEGLPLPPAVEKELAAKAVDVTEVTLGKNMLDFAAKFMKDKDDEQARKLIQGLKGIYVREYTFEKEGEYSMDQLKQLRTYFGGSEWSPIVHEIEHHKGGTTETTDVMMKTVNGETQGMFILSAEPKELSIVLILGPINADELGELHGIAGLHALKDVEKSVKKSTKDKDKDKTKDGGAE, from the coding sequence ATGAGAAAGCGTGGGATTGGCTGGGGACTGGTTGTACTGGTGCTGGGAGCGACGGGCTCAATAAGCATGGCTCGTGCGCAGGCCGCGGGAATGCCTGAGGGTTTGCCGTTGCCTCCAGCGGTGGAGAAGGAACTGGCTGCGAAGGCTGTCGATGTGACCGAGGTGACGCTGGGCAAGAACATGCTCGACTTTGCCGCGAAGTTCATGAAGGACAAGGACGATGAGCAGGCGCGCAAGCTGATCCAGGGGCTGAAGGGTATTTACGTTCGCGAGTACACCTTCGAGAAGGAAGGCGAGTACTCGATGGACCAGCTCAAGCAGCTCCGCACCTATTTCGGAGGGAGCGAGTGGTCGCCCATTGTGCACGAGATTGAGCACCACAAGGGCGGCACCACTGAGACGACTGACGTAATGATGAAGACGGTGAACGGCGAGACGCAGGGGATGTTCATTCTGTCAGCCGAGCCGAAAGAGCTGTCGATCGTGCTGATCCTCGGGCCGATTAACGCGGACGAACTGGGCGAGTTGCATGGGATCGCCGGGCTGCATGCGCTCAAGGACGTGGAAAAGAGCGTGAAGAAATCCACCAAAGACAAGGACAAGGATAAGACCAAGGACGGAGGCGCAGAATGA
- a CDS encoding beta-galactosidase, whose protein sequence is MNVNKLAVFAWALVMVLVVGPRVETTVESAGSEQAKFFPVSVWYSGGKARAPMLEPVNTGSAAAWSEDLRKIKGLGFNTIRTWVEWNTGEPREGEYHLENLDLLLKLAEQAGLKVMVQVYVDSAPEWVGAKYPDGRYAAQDGQPIPAQAAPGYCFDHAGVRDAILNFYREVARHAEESPAFYGWDLWSEPAALNWARVGYKAEPMFCYCPSSIARFRAWLQQKYGSLDRLNEAWHRTFTDWRQVEPPRYGTILTYADFMDWRVFYGEKLAQDLKARNDAVKQVDAGHVTMSHAPNPSPLVRTLADPYDPTDDYLMKDSVDLFGTSFYPKLTAQEHNWTLERRVLAMDLTASITGGRGFVVGELQSGYGIHGTTVGSPVTASDLEMWTWGMVSRGARAINYYAFYPMNAGYESGGYGMINLDGSLTERSRHAGEIAKEISANADLLLDAKPEPAEAAVVFSPLAPLVGGYDEEGSRTAMHQAVAGYHRMFFERNLRLDVLSARELGQDHLERYRLVIVPYPLMLTEEEANALRAYAEGGGHLFVEARPGWVDERGHAQIRVPGFGWDQMLGLREKQVTPGKEFAVRWGTATFKAMTFAEQFEAEGASAQAVATLEDGTPVAYESKTGKGSAIVFGSFAGHENYREPVKMHPLGDILANWAGLSRPQLDAPPLVELREMKAPQGRVVFLFNHGDKAARVQFARELEKPAKAVREIATGATVPADGSHLRITAEVPPGSVGVYRIDY, encoded by the coding sequence ATGAACGTGAATAAGCTTGCGGTTTTTGCTTGGGCACTGGTGATGGTTCTCGTGGTGGGACCGCGCGTCGAAACAACCGTGGAGAGCGCCGGCTCGGAGCAGGCGAAGTTCTTTCCAGTGTCAGTCTGGTACAGCGGCGGGAAGGCGCGCGCGCCTATGCTGGAGCCCGTCAATACCGGCTCGGCTGCGGCCTGGAGCGAGGATCTCCGTAAGATCAAGGGGCTCGGCTTTAACACCATACGCACGTGGGTGGAATGGAACACGGGCGAGCCGCGGGAGGGCGAATATCATCTCGAGAATCTGGACCTGCTGCTGAAATTGGCCGAGCAGGCTGGGCTGAAGGTGATGGTGCAGGTCTACGTGGATTCGGCACCCGAGTGGGTGGGCGCGAAGTATCCCGATGGGCGCTATGCGGCACAGGATGGGCAACCGATTCCCGCACAGGCGGCGCCGGGCTACTGCTTCGATCATGCAGGAGTGCGCGACGCGATTCTCAACTTCTATCGCGAGGTGGCGCGGCATGCGGAGGAGAGTCCGGCCTTCTACGGATGGGATCTGTGGAGTGAACCCGCGGCGCTGAACTGGGCGCGGGTCGGATACAAGGCGGAGCCGATGTTCTGTTACTGCCCCAGCAGCATCGCGCGCTTTCGGGCATGGCTTCAGCAGAAGTACGGCTCGCTGGATCGGCTGAACGAGGCGTGGCACCGCACTTTTACTGACTGGAGGCAGGTGGAGCCGCCGCGGTATGGAACGATTCTGACCTATGCGGATTTCATGGACTGGCGCGTGTTCTACGGCGAGAAGCTCGCCCAGGATCTGAAGGCTCGCAATGACGCGGTGAAGCAGGTGGACGCCGGCCATGTGACTATGAGCCACGCGCCCAATCCCTCGCCGCTGGTGCGGACGCTGGCCGACCCATACGATCCGACTGACGATTATCTGATGAAGGATTCGGTGGACTTGTTCGGGACCAGCTTCTATCCCAAGCTCACCGCGCAGGAGCACAACTGGACTCTGGAACGGCGTGTGCTGGCGATGGACCTGACGGCGAGCATCACCGGTGGACGCGGGTTTGTTGTGGGCGAGCTGCAAAGCGGGTATGGCATCCACGGCACTACCGTGGGCTCACCGGTGACCGCGAGCGATCTTGAGATGTGGACGTGGGGCATGGTGTCGCGCGGGGCGCGCGCTATCAATTACTACGCGTTTTATCCGATGAATGCGGGGTACGAGTCGGGCGGATACGGGATGATTAACCTGGACGGATCGCTGACGGAGCGCAGCCGCCATGCCGGCGAGATCGCGAAAGAGATCAGTGCGAATGCCGACCTCCTGCTCGATGCGAAGCCGGAGCCTGCTGAGGCCGCTGTGGTTTTCAGCCCGCTGGCGCCGCTGGTGGGCGGATACGACGAAGAAGGCAGCCGGACGGCGATGCACCAGGCCGTGGCGGGCTATCACCGGATGTTCTTCGAGCGCAATTTGCGGCTGGATGTGCTGAGCGCGCGGGAGCTGGGGCAGGATCATCTGGAGCGGTACAGGCTGGTGATCGTGCCGTATCCGCTGATGCTGACGGAGGAAGAAGCAAACGCGCTGCGCGCTTATGCGGAGGGCGGCGGGCACTTATTTGTGGAGGCGCGGCCGGGCTGGGTGGATGAACGTGGCCACGCGCAGATACGGGTTCCGGGTTTTGGATGGGACCAGATGCTGGGCCTGCGCGAAAAGCAGGTAACGCCGGGCAAGGAATTCGCTGTGAGATGGGGGACGGCAACGTTCAAGGCCATGACCTTTGCCGAGCAGTTCGAGGCAGAAGGCGCGTCGGCGCAGGCGGTTGCGACGCTTGAGGACGGCACGCCGGTAGCCTACGAGAGCAAGACGGGCAAAGGCAGCGCGATCGTGTTCGGCAGCTTCGCCGGTCACGAGAACTATCGGGAGCCTGTGAAGATGCATCCGCTGGGAGACATTCTGGCGAACTGGGCTGGGCTCTCGCGGCCGCAGCTAGACGCGCCGCCGCTGGTGGAACTGCGCGAGATGAAAGCGCCGCAGGGACGGGTGGTGTTCCTGTTCAATCACGGCGACAAGGCAGCCCGGGTGCAGTTCGCGCGGGAGCTGGAAAAACCGGCGAAGGCGGTGCGCGAGATCGCAACAGGCGCCACGGTGCCTGCCGACGGATCGCATTTGCGGATCACGGCCGAGGTGCCGCCCGGCAGCGTGGGCGTGTACCGGATCGACTACTGA
- a CDS encoding RNA polymerase sigma factor: MAHDWQADFERLVDEHQSMVYSIALRMTGDRGLAEEIAQDVFLELDKSLSKIESAEHAYWWLRRVTMSRATDALRRRRVRGMDLWVALDDHHGQSTEEKGSPLGARLEYLMTTLPEAQRSALILRYQEDMMPEEIAAMLDAPVATVKSNLQRGLKLLRAKATSQLREFIRGVGTDA, translated from the coding sequence ATGGCCCACGATTGGCAAGCGGATTTTGAACGGCTCGTGGACGAGCATCAATCGATGGTCTATTCGATTGCGTTGCGCATGACCGGCGATCGCGGTCTGGCCGAGGAGATTGCGCAGGACGTGTTTCTGGAACTGGACAAGAGCCTGAGCAAGATTGAGTCCGCAGAACACGCCTACTGGTGGCTGCGGCGGGTGACGATGAGCCGGGCGACGGATGCGCTGCGGCGACGTCGGGTGCGGGGCATGGATTTGTGGGTGGCGCTCGACGATCATCACGGGCAGTCAACAGAAGAGAAGGGCTCGCCGCTGGGCGCACGTCTGGAGTACCTGATGACTACGCTGCCTGAGGCGCAGCGGTCGGCATTGATCCTCCGCTACCAGGAGGACATGATGCCGGAGGAGATTGCAGCCATGCTGGACGCGCCGGTGGCCACGGTGAAGAGCAATCTGCAGCGCGGACTGAAACTGCTGCGGGCCAAGGCGACGAGCCAGTTGCGGGAGTTCATTCGCGGAGTGGGAACGGATGCCTGA